One genomic segment of Mesoterricola silvestris includes these proteins:
- a CDS encoding ATP-dependent Clp protease ATP-binding subunit, with translation MFEKFTEKARRVMFFARYEASQFGSESIQSGHLLLGLLREAEKTSIQLLDRMGVQTNLLRERLISALSPRDKRLTPSSTSIDIPMEEEVKRILQHATQESAKLNHKHVGAEHLLLGMLKEEQGLAGRLLKEAGADLIAAKEILLEATKEEKIAKKKKEHPLLAEFARNLSELAERGIFDNLIGRETEVDRIIQILSRRRKNNPILLGEAGVGKTAIVEGLAQKIHEGLVPPSLQEKRIYALDLSLVVAGTKYRGQFEERLKSIIAEASKDPSVVLFIDEIHSIIGTGAAEGSLDAANILKPALSRGEIQCIGATTHKEFAKYIDKDRSLVRRFQPVNVNPPDEPESLRILEGIRSRYELFHRVRYTPATLAASVYLSNRYITDRSLPDKAIDLLDEAGARVKLRGGVTVGESHKAEEELHRVITEMNEAVLNRDFEKAVLLRQKEVQLREQITGAEGELSEEDYESFAEVTERDIEDVVASWTGIPVRALKNEEKANLAHMEDHINERVIGQEEAVSAVSRAVRRARTGLKNPNRPMGSFLFLGPTGVGKTELAKTLAGFLFGDPKKMIRFDMSEFMEKHEVSKLLGAPPGYVGYEEGGMLTDRIRRNPYCVILFDEMEKAHPDLMNVLLQIFDDGQATDAFGNQVDFKNTIIIMTSNVGSRELLPDKNLGFGIKDERPDSKAGEAIKVLKRTFPPEFLNRIDEIVVFNRLGDMDLRKIVRLLIADLNVTLQKYSLVVSLSDEACDFLVRTTVRDRAYGARPLRRAIQKLVEDPLAELMVAQETVPAGMVHFDLGDEKLVPLFTETPASEPQLTEVQG, from the coding sequence ATGTTCGAGAAGTTCACCGAAAAAGCACGCCGCGTCATGTTCTTCGCCCGCTACGAGGCCAGCCAGTTCGGCTCCGAGAGCATCCAGAGCGGGCATCTCCTGCTGGGGCTCCTGCGGGAGGCCGAGAAGACCTCCATCCAGCTTCTCGACCGCATGGGGGTGCAGACCAACCTGCTGCGGGAGCGTCTCATTTCCGCGCTGAGTCCGCGGGACAAGCGGCTCACGCCCAGTTCCACCAGCATCGACATCCCCATGGAGGAGGAGGTCAAGCGCATCCTCCAGCACGCCACCCAGGAAAGCGCCAAGCTCAACCACAAGCACGTGGGCGCCGAGCACCTGCTCCTGGGCATGCTGAAGGAGGAGCAGGGCCTCGCGGGCCGGCTCCTGAAGGAGGCCGGCGCCGATCTCATCGCCGCCAAGGAGATCCTCCTGGAAGCCACCAAGGAGGAGAAGATCGCCAAGAAGAAGAAGGAGCACCCGCTCCTGGCGGAGTTCGCGAGGAACCTCTCGGAACTGGCCGAGCGCGGCATCTTCGACAACCTCATCGGCCGCGAGACCGAGGTGGACCGCATCATCCAGATCCTGTCCCGCCGCCGCAAGAACAACCCCATCCTCCTGGGCGAGGCGGGGGTGGGCAAGACGGCCATCGTGGAGGGCCTGGCCCAGAAGATCCACGAAGGCCTGGTTCCCCCCAGCCTGCAGGAGAAGCGCATCTACGCGCTGGACCTGAGCCTGGTGGTGGCGGGCACCAAGTACCGCGGCCAGTTCGAGGAGCGCCTGAAGTCCATCATCGCCGAGGCGTCCAAGGACCCCAGCGTGGTGCTCTTCATCGACGAGATCCACAGCATCATCGGCACGGGCGCCGCCGAGGGCAGCCTGGACGCCGCCAATATCCTCAAGCCGGCCCTGTCCCGGGGCGAGATCCAGTGCATCGGCGCCACCACCCACAAGGAGTTCGCCAAGTACATCGACAAGGACCGCAGCCTCGTGCGGCGCTTCCAGCCGGTGAACGTGAACCCCCCGGACGAACCCGAGAGCCTGCGCATCCTGGAGGGCATCCGCAGCCGCTACGAGCTGTTCCACCGCGTGCGCTACACCCCGGCCACCCTGGCGGCCTCGGTGTACCTCTCCAACCGCTACATCACCGACCGCTCCCTGCCGGACAAGGCCATCGACCTCCTGGACGAGGCCGGGGCCCGGGTGAAGCTGCGGGGGGGCGTGACCGTGGGCGAGAGCCACAAGGCGGAGGAGGAGCTGCACCGGGTCATCACCGAGATGAACGAGGCGGTGCTGAACCGGGACTTCGAGAAGGCCGTGCTGCTCCGCCAGAAGGAAGTGCAGCTGCGCGAACAGATCACCGGGGCCGAAGGGGAGCTGTCGGAGGAGGACTACGAGAGCTTCGCCGAAGTGACCGAGCGTGACATCGAGGACGTGGTGGCCTCCTGGACGGGCATCCCCGTGCGCGCCCTGAAGAACGAGGAGAAGGCCAACCTCGCCCACATGGAAGACCACATCAACGAGCGCGTCATCGGCCAGGAGGAGGCCGTGAGCGCGGTGAGCCGGGCCGTGCGGCGGGCCCGCACGGGCCTCAAGAACCCCAACCGCCCCATGGGCTCCTTCCTGTTCCTGGGCCCCACGGGCGTGGGCAAGACCGAGCTGGCCAAGACCCTGGCCGGCTTCCTCTTCGGGGATCCGAAGAAGATGATCCGGTTCGACATGTCCGAATTCATGGAAAAGCACGAAGTTTCCAAGCTGCTCGGGGCCCCTCCGGGGTACGTGGGCTACGAGGAAGGGGGCATGCTCACGGACCGGATCCGGCGTAACCCCTATTGCGTCATACTTTTCGATGAAATGGAAAAGGCCCACCCGGACCTCATGAACGTCCTCCTGCAGATCTTCGACGACGGCCAGGCCACGGACGCCTTCGGGAACCAAGTGGACTTCAAGAACACAATTATCATCATGACCTCCAATGTGGGCAGCCGGGAACTCCTCCCGGACAAGAACCTTGGGTTCGGGATAAAGGATGAACGTCCGGATTCGAAAGCTGGCGAAGCGATCAAGGTGCTCAAGCGGACCTTCCCGCCCGAGTTCCTCAACCGCATCGACGAGATCGTGGTGTTCAACCGCCTGGGGGACATGGACCTGCGCAAGATCGTGCGCCTGCTCATCGCCGACCTCAACGTCACCCTCCAGAAGTACAGCCTGGTGGTCAGCCTCTCCGACGAGGCCTGCGACTTCCTGGTGCGCACCACGGTGCGGGACCGGGCCTACGGCGCCCGGCCCCTGCGCAGGGCCATCCAGAAGCTGGTGGAGGATCCCCTCGCCGAACTCATGGTCGCCCAGGAAACCGTGCCCGCGGGCATGGTCCACTTCGATCTGGGTGATGAAAAGCTCGTACCCCTGTTCACCGAAACGCCCGCCAGCGAACCCCAGCTCACCGAGGTCCAGGGATGA
- a CDS encoding phosphoribosylaminoimidazolesuccinocarboxamide synthase — translation MDALLTTDLPLPAFRRGKVRDVYDLGRSLLIVATDRISAFDCIMPEGIPGKGRILTQVANFWFDATRGLLPNHLEATRVEAYPEVLRPYAALLEGRSILVRKTAPLPVECVVRGYLAGSGLKEYGRAGTVCGIPLPPGLRNADRLPEPIFTPSTKAEEGHDENIDFATMAGLIGQDLALRVRDASLALYRRGCELALERGILLADTKFEFGLLEDGSLMLIDEVLTPDSSRYWLADAWKPGANPPSLDKQFLRDYLETLPHWNKQPPAPHLPPHVIQGIQERYLDLASRFGVS, via the coding sequence ATGGACGCACTTCTCACCACCGACCTGCCCCTCCCCGCCTTCCGGCGGGGCAAAGTGCGGGACGTCTACGACCTGGGTCGCAGCCTGCTCATCGTGGCCACGGACCGCATCTCCGCCTTCGACTGCATCATGCCCGAAGGCATCCCGGGCAAGGGGCGGATCCTCACCCAGGTGGCCAATTTCTGGTTCGACGCCACCCGGGGCCTCCTGCCCAATCACCTGGAAGCCACCCGGGTGGAGGCCTACCCCGAGGTCCTGCGGCCCTACGCCGCCCTGCTGGAGGGCCGCTCCATCCTCGTGCGCAAGACGGCCCCCCTGCCCGTGGAGTGCGTGGTGCGCGGCTACCTGGCCGGTTCCGGCCTCAAGGAGTACGGCCGCGCCGGCACCGTCTGCGGCATCCCCCTGCCCCCGGGCCTGCGGAACGCCGATCGCCTGCCCGAGCCCATCTTCACCCCCTCCACCAAGGCCGAGGAGGGCCACGACGAGAACATCGACTTCGCCACCATGGCCGGCCTCATCGGCCAGGACCTGGCCCTGCGGGTGCGGGACGCCAGCCTGGCACTCTACCGCCGGGGCTGCGAACTGGCCCTGGAACGGGGCATCCTCCTGGCCGACACCAAGTTCGAGTTCGGGCTCCTGGAGGACGGCAGCCTGATGCTCATCGACGAGGTGCTCACGCCCGATTCCAGCCGCTACTGGCTGGCGGACGCCTGGAAGCCCGGCGCCAACCCCCCGAGCCTGGACAAGCAGTTCCTGCGGGACTACCTGGAGACCCTCCCCCACTGGAACAAGCAGCCGCCGGCACCCCACCTGCCCCCCCACGTGATCCAGGGCATCCAGGAACGGTACCTGGACCTGGCCTCCCGCTTCGGGGTCAGTTGA
- the bamA gene encoding outer membrane protein assembly factor BamA — MRLTAELQRLTPRRPRLGPWARGLSPLVLAASLQALPALAQDSEVITKIEVIGAQKQTAETIIFKTGLKTGDDLRNVDLTAILDKLWATNAFDDIKFQADDEGNGKKLIILVKERPLIKEVDFRGGTEVGLSSLKDKIKEKKLTINPDTVYDPEAARKVKDLIVDQCAEKGFRNPVIEVSLEPMGPTTSRLVFEIKEGGKVRIYRIAFRGNKAIGSKALASVMAKTRKHWMFSWLTSHDLLVEKNLDEDLMAVKKAYWRLGYKDVFVGKPTIEVRDVTAEKNKKKNEKRAKEGKSPKYDLRAELVIPILEGEAYSEGTFKLEGNDNVIKGEAGEKFYRTKIAEAKRDNHSWLAKLLSIKPDIKDPKPSEKRPFDLDSLNQGIDKIKEQYSNMGYIMFRAEKKMDVRDENGVKKVDVTLKVDEGELYTVRHLNFEGNNVTKDKVLRRAMILKEGDPFQTELFKDSFTGLGQLGFFDVKTSEPKVDIVPDKPQVDITIKGEEAGVNEVLFQGGYGSVLGFSLGMSFSTRNLGGGGETLSLSYNGGKYQRMASISFTEPYIFDLPYSLTTSISDGTTDYDASRVGAAYAYKQLSRALGVSMGTRLSTFIPGKTWAWFTTYQVGYTFRILKIEGGRNYYYRDTSSQLTSTVNNFITYSTVNHPFKPTHGTKLSLGFEYGGWQFGGDRPFYRTTLEFAKWANIGERHIFGFNSSYGYVRNLTNDSLAIWELYRPGGENSIRGYTYGQVGTAAKDNTNASVVVGGNKQFIANAEYQFKIADQFRIVAFYDAGNAWAQGVKIFHESLRRSAGLEFRFFLPISPAPLRLIWARKLNPYEFDTEGKTQFQFSIGTTF, encoded by the coding sequence ATGAGATTGACTGCCGAACTCCAGCGCCTGACCCCTCGTCGCCCACGCCTTGGCCCGTGGGCTCGGGGCCTGTCGCCCCTGGTGCTGGCGGCCAGCCTCCAGGCCCTGCCGGCCCTGGCCCAGGATTCCGAGGTCATCACGAAGATCGAAGTCATCGGGGCCCAAAAGCAGACGGCGGAGACCATCATCTTCAAGACCGGGCTGAAGACCGGCGACGATCTGCGCAACGTGGACCTCACGGCGATCCTGGACAAGCTCTGGGCCACCAACGCCTTCGACGACATCAAGTTCCAGGCCGATGACGAGGGCAACGGCAAGAAGCTCATCATCCTCGTCAAGGAGCGGCCCCTCATCAAGGAAGTGGACTTCCGGGGCGGCACCGAAGTGGGCCTCAGCTCCCTGAAGGACAAGATCAAGGAGAAGAAGCTCACCATCAACCCCGACACGGTCTACGACCCGGAGGCCGCGCGCAAGGTGAAGGACCTCATCGTCGACCAGTGCGCCGAGAAGGGCTTCCGCAATCCCGTCATCGAGGTGAGCCTGGAGCCCATGGGGCCCACCACCTCCCGCCTTGTCTTCGAAATCAAGGAGGGCGGGAAGGTCCGGATCTACCGCATCGCCTTCCGGGGCAACAAGGCCATCGGCAGCAAGGCCCTGGCCAGCGTCATGGCCAAGACCCGCAAGCACTGGATGTTCAGCTGGCTCACGTCCCATGACCTCCTGGTGGAGAAGAACCTGGACGAGGACCTGATGGCCGTGAAGAAGGCCTACTGGCGCCTGGGCTACAAGGACGTCTTCGTGGGCAAGCCCACCATCGAGGTGCGGGACGTCACGGCCGAGAAGAACAAGAAGAAGAACGAGAAGCGCGCCAAGGAGGGCAAGTCCCCCAAGTACGACCTGCGCGCGGAGCTGGTGATCCCGATCCTGGAGGGCGAAGCCTACTCCGAAGGCACCTTCAAGCTGGAGGGCAACGACAACGTCATCAAGGGTGAGGCCGGCGAGAAGTTCTACCGCACCAAGATCGCCGAGGCCAAGCGGGACAACCATTCCTGGCTGGCCAAGCTGCTGAGCATCAAGCCCGACATCAAGGACCCCAAGCCGTCCGAGAAGCGGCCCTTCGATCTGGATTCCCTCAACCAGGGCATCGACAAGATCAAGGAGCAGTACAGCAACATGGGCTACATCATGTTCCGCGCCGAGAAGAAGATGGACGTGCGGGACGAGAACGGGGTCAAGAAGGTGGACGTGACCCTGAAGGTGGACGAGGGCGAGCTCTACACCGTGCGCCACCTGAATTTCGAGGGCAACAACGTCACCAAGGACAAGGTCCTGCGCCGGGCCATGATCCTCAAGGAAGGCGACCCCTTCCAGACCGAGCTGTTCAAGGACTCCTTCACGGGGCTGGGGCAGCTGGGCTTCTTCGACGTCAAGACCTCCGAGCCCAAGGTGGACATCGTCCCGGACAAGCCCCAGGTGGACATCACCATCAAGGGCGAGGAGGCCGGCGTCAACGAGGTGCTCTTCCAGGGCGGCTACGGCTCGGTGCTGGGCTTCTCCCTGGGCATGAGCTTCTCCACCCGGAACCTGGGGGGCGGCGGCGAGACGCTTTCGCTGAGCTACAACGGGGGCAAGTACCAGCGCATGGCCTCCATCTCCTTCACCGAGCCCTACATCTTCGACCTGCCGTACTCCCTCACCACCAGCATCTCGGACGGGACCACGGACTACGACGCCTCGCGGGTGGGCGCGGCCTACGCCTACAAGCAGCTCTCCCGGGCCCTGGGCGTGTCCATGGGCACGCGGCTTTCCACCTTCATCCCGGGCAAGACCTGGGCCTGGTTCACCACGTACCAGGTGGGCTACACCTTCCGCATCCTGAAGATCGAAGGGGGCCGGAACTACTACTACCGCGACACCTCCTCCCAGCTCACGTCCACGGTGAACAATTTCATCACCTACAGCACCGTGAACCATCCCTTCAAGCCCACCCACGGCACCAAGCTCTCCCTGGGCTTCGAGTACGGGGGCTGGCAGTTCGGTGGAGACCGGCCCTTCTACCGCACGACTCTCGAATTCGCCAAGTGGGCGAACATCGGCGAGCGGCACATCTTCGGATTCAATTCCAGCTACGGGTACGTTCGCAACCTGACCAACGACAGTCTGGCCATCTGGGAGCTGTACCGGCCCGGCGGCGAGAATTCCATCCGCGGCTACACCTACGGCCAGGTGGGCACGGCGGCCAAGGACAACACCAACGCCTCCGTGGTGGTGGGTGGCAACAAGCAGTTCATCGCCAACGCCGAGTACCAGTTCAAGATCGCCGATCAGTTCCGCATCGTGGCCTTCTACGACGCGGGCAACGCCTGGGCCCAGGGCGTCAAGATCTTCCACGAATCCCTGCGGCGCAGCGCCGGCCTGGAGTTCCGCTTCTTCCTTCCCATCAGTCCGGCCCCGCTGCGGCTGATCTGGGCCCGCAAGCTCAACCCCTACGAATTCGATACCGAGGGGAAGACGCAGTTCCAGTTCAGCATCGGCACCACCTTCTGA
- a CDS encoding DUF4097 family beta strand repeat-containing protein codes for MRIGIALATLTVCAGLAAADGPGSGNRTEVRSERLAFGSKLWVKNRNGAIRVVGWDKEEVALSAQIRDSPKRKIDLVVQHVGADLDIEAQFQQPMVMFSFGFSPSPRCEMTLSVPRRLLGHFRTTNGPVTVSTLEGYARCETTNGDVVIRDLKGEALAETTNGALEAYNLKARIKGGTTNGRIRLEDVEGGIQVETTNGGIVARNLDGWGEGIRLESTNGGIDVVLGRATGNIRAENSNGSIDIKVPGATVVESAKHSAHVKVPGRDQKITLETTNGSITVR; via the coding sequence ATGAGGATCGGGATCGCGTTGGCGACGTTGACGGTTTGTGCCGGCCTGGCGGCGGCGGACGGCCCCGGCTCCGGCAACCGCACCGAAGTGCGCAGCGAGCGGCTGGCCTTCGGTTCCAAGCTCTGGGTGAAGAACCGCAACGGCGCCATCCGGGTGGTGGGCTGGGACAAGGAGGAGGTGGCCCTCAGCGCCCAGATCCGGGACAGCCCCAAGCGCAAGATCGATCTGGTGGTCCAGCACGTCGGCGCGGATCTGGATATCGAAGCCCAGTTCCAGCAGCCCATGGTCATGTTCAGCTTCGGCTTCTCCCCCAGCCCGCGGTGCGAAATGACCCTCAGCGTGCCGCGCCGGCTCCTGGGCCACTTCCGCACCACCAACGGCCCGGTGACCGTGTCCACCCTGGAGGGCTATGCCCGGTGCGAAACCACCAACGGCGACGTGGTGATCCGGGACCTCAAGGGCGAGGCCCTGGCCGAGACCACCAACGGCGCCCTGGAGGCCTACAACCTCAAGGCCCGCATCAAGGGCGGCACCACCAACGGCCGGATCCGCCTGGAGGACGTGGAGGGGGGCATCCAGGTGGAGACCACCAACGGCGGCATCGTCGCCCGCAACCTGGACGGCTGGGGGGAGGGGATCCGCCTGGAGAGCACCAACGGCGGCATCGACGTGGTCCTGGGCCGGGCCACGGGGAATATCCGCGCCGAGAACTCCAACGGATCCATCGATATCAAAGTGCCCGGCGCCACGGTGGTGGAATCGGCCAAGCACTCGGCCCACGTGAAGGTTCCCGGGCGGGACCAGAAGATCACCCTGGAAACCACCAACGGCAGCATCACGGTCCGCTGA
- a CDS encoding OmpH family outer membrane protein: protein MRILNALLPLAAVVSLSAQDITPKIAVFVPDRLIANTVRGRQLFAELEVVKKNLEEKLKAKGEEGARLQAQLQSPSLSDAGKEQITKQLRDADYEFKKLQEDSQAEFQKTQQKVFGQFQQEVGPIVDAVAKEQKIQLVLQYQQGLIAYGEESWMLAFTNEVAKRFDAKSPAAPAAAKPAPAAKPAAKPATPKK, encoded by the coding sequence ATGCGCATCCTGAACGCCCTGCTGCCCCTGGCGGCCGTCGTGAGCCTTTCCGCCCAGGACATCACCCCCAAGATCGCCGTCTTCGTGCCCGATCGGCTCATCGCCAACACCGTGCGGGGCCGCCAGCTCTTCGCCGAACTGGAAGTCGTGAAGAAGAACCTCGAGGAGAAGCTCAAGGCCAAGGGCGAGGAAGGGGCCCGCCTCCAGGCCCAGCTCCAGTCCCCCAGCCTCAGCGACGCCGGCAAGGAGCAGATCACCAAGCAGCTCCGCGACGCCGACTACGAGTTCAAGAAGCTCCAGGAGGACAGCCAGGCCGAGTTCCAGAAGACCCAGCAGAAGGTCTTCGGCCAGTTCCAGCAGGAAGTGGGCCCCATCGTGGACGCCGTGGCCAAGGAGCAGAAGATCCAGCTGGTGCTCCAGTACCAGCAGGGCCTCATCGCCTACGGCGAGGAATCCTGGATGCTGGCCTTCACCAACGAAGTGGCCAAGCGCTTCGACGCGAAGTCCCCCGCCGCCCCCGCCGCGGCCAAGCCCGCCCCCGCCGCGAAGCCCGCGGCCAAGCCCGCTACCCCGAAGAAATAG
- the dut gene encoding dUTP diphosphatase, translating to MIQVPISFLPHGEGLPLPERATPHAAGLDLRAALPEGEAWTLAPGERRLVPTGLVMAIPEGYEGQVRPRSGLALKHGVTVLNAPGTIDADYRGEVAVVLVNHGTAPFTLARGERIAQFLLAPVPAWEWRPERTAAALGETQRGGGGYGSTGKS from the coding sequence ATGATCCAGGTCCCCATCAGCTTCCTTCCCCACGGCGAGGGCCTGCCCCTGCCCGAGCGGGCCACGCCCCATGCCGCCGGCCTGGACCTGCGGGCCGCCCTGCCCGAGGGGGAGGCCTGGACCCTGGCCCCCGGCGAACGCCGCCTGGTGCCCACCGGCCTGGTGATGGCCATCCCCGAGGGCTACGAGGGCCAGGTGAGGCCCCGTTCCGGCCTGGCCCTGAAGCATGGGGTCACCGTCCTCAACGCCCCCGGAACCATCGACGCCGACTACCGCGGCGAGGTGGCCGTGGTGCTGGTGAACCACGGCACGGCCCCCTTCACCCTGGCCCGGGGCGAGCGCATCGCCCAGTTCCTCCTGGCCCCCGTCCCCGCCTGGGAATGGCGCCCCGAACGCACCGCCGCCGCCCTGGGGGAGACCCAGCGCGGCGGCGGAGGTTACGGATCGACGGGAAAGAGCTAG
- a CDS encoding M16 family metallopeptidase: MFDPRPFLLAFLGAACAAQIIQPPEVVDRTLSNGLRVLMVERPGVGAVRAEVFLQGGRAASGDLAPAAADLLARSLFRRQASAQVEKDLDLALRQEGTAFETLRLERLRQARRPDRAPSAELPALQAMHRAALGTIQDRLRPSDAWDEVDALGGTHRTWAVTADYITHGLDLPAGQVEAWCRLEAALLAHPVLGRFPLERERLLLDVDNGKPPCPSSLSVLLSMALAGRPYAQASEFHRSDVEAITLADLRALGRRLLVPGRMTLVLVGDVHAEALLPALERAFGALGRGEPVPGPAPFKDDDPMNALESPAGRKLMVSTTGETRIIVGWRIPAINHPDGPALRALAQVMAGSPSARLNQALLTTKGLASSLTLNAGVPGERDLNLLVLEAEPAPGHSLAELEQAITGEVMRLQREPLPEAEVRRAQLQLEVRQIQVQEDAAALAAVLGRSQCQGGDWRLAFRSLSAARDLRPSDIQAAARTYLDPSRMTLAQFGPDPLLLPLDETESRLLRVLNALVQRRLSDPVEAQGVLREALRQLRMLSPGERLQTLKLLEAQVAP, from the coding sequence ATGTTCGACCCGCGACCGTTCCTCCTGGCCTTCCTGGGCGCGGCCTGCGCCGCCCAGATCATCCAGCCCCCCGAGGTGGTGGACCGTACCCTGTCCAACGGCCTGAGGGTGCTGATGGTGGAAAGGCCGGGCGTCGGGGCGGTGCGGGCCGAGGTCTTCCTGCAGGGGGGCCGGGCGGCGTCCGGTGATCTGGCCCCCGCGGCCGCCGATCTCCTGGCCCGCAGCCTCTTCCGCCGCCAGGCTTCCGCCCAGGTGGAGAAGGACCTGGACCTGGCCCTGCGCCAGGAGGGCACCGCCTTCGAGACCCTCCGCCTGGAGCGCCTGCGCCAGGCCCGGCGCCCGGACCGGGCTCCCTCGGCGGAACTGCCGGCCCTCCAGGCCATGCACCGGGCGGCCCTGGGGACCATCCAGGACCGCCTCCGCCCCTCCGACGCCTGGGACGAAGTGGACGCCCTGGGGGGCACCCACCGCACCTGGGCGGTGACCGCCGACTACATCACCCACGGCCTGGATCTGCCCGCCGGCCAGGTGGAGGCCTGGTGCCGCCTGGAGGCGGCCCTCCTGGCCCACCCGGTCCTGGGGCGTTTCCCCCTGGAGCGGGAGCGGCTCCTCCTGGACGTGGACAACGGCAAGCCGCCGTGCCCCTCCTCCCTTTCCGTGCTGCTTTCCATGGCCCTGGCGGGGCGCCCCTACGCCCAGGCCTCGGAGTTCCACCGTTCCGACGTGGAGGCCATCACCCTGGCCGATCTGAGGGCCCTGGGCCGCCGCCTCCTGGTGCCCGGGCGCATGACCCTGGTCCTGGTGGGGGACGTCCACGCGGAGGCCCTCCTGCCCGCCCTGGAGCGCGCCTTCGGGGCCCTGGGGCGGGGCGAGCCGGTGCCGGGACCCGCGCCCTTCAAGGACGACGATCCCATGAACGCCCTGGAATCCCCCGCGGGGCGCAAGCTCATGGTGAGCACCACCGGGGAGACCCGCATCATCGTGGGGTGGCGGATCCCCGCGATCAATCATCCCGACGGTCCCGCCCTGCGCGCCCTGGCCCAGGTGATGGCCGGCAGCCCTAGCGCCCGCCTCAACCAGGCCCTGCTCACCACCAAGGGGCTCGCCAGCTCCCTCACCCTCAACGCCGGGGTTCCCGGGGAGCGGGACCTGAACCTCCTGGTGCTGGAGGCCGAGCCCGCCCCGGGCCATTCCCTGGCGGAACTGGAGCAGGCCATCACGGGCGAAGTGATGCGGCTCCAGCGGGAGCCGCTGCCGGAGGCCGAGGTGCGCCGGGCCCAGCTCCAGCTGGAAGTGCGCCAGATCCAGGTGCAGGAGGACGCGGCGGCCCTGGCCGCGGTCCTGGGCAGGTCCCAGTGCCAGGGGGGAGACTGGCGCCTGGCCTTCCGGTCCCTGTCCGCCGCCCGGGACCTCCGGCCCTCGGACATCCAGGCCGCGGCCCGCACCTACCTGGATCCCTCCCGCATGACCCTGGCCCAGTTCGGGCCGGATCCGCTCCTGCTGCCCCTGGACGAGACCGAAAGCCGTCTGCTCCGGGTGCTCAACGCCCTGGTGCAGCGGCGCCTGAGCGACCCCGTGGAGGCCCAGGGCGTGCTGCGGGAGGCCCTCCGGCAGCTGCGCATGCTGAGCCCCGGGGAACGCCTGCAGACCCTCAAGCTCCTGGAAGCCCAGGTGGCGCCGTGA
- a CDS encoding peptidase M16 family protein: MRAALFLTCAALAAAPGPQTFSLPSGLKCVLLENHDQPLLRVELATRWQGEPKPGMAVFLGQLMGSGGVGAFTRAEFNRALDDQGITFGFQARPGLFRWTLATDSRSQEPAMELLADAVFRPVFDPQAVAALRQADGQRLTAGTAADRGRARFLGALGDPPGEAPAPRGALEGLEFADLQGFRQRVLRPEHSMLVLHGDLSLSQAKELVFLHFGLWGPASAPPAGAAVPPPAEPRLLEVLEGGEAELWAGRTSDGCDPAVRELLADLLEQLPRVLSPGLVREFSLGPGQPLLVKVKAGAAGKDGLVAAFLETLGTLRTRGFTGRDLERARTRWNARIGALPLHPQDLVRRLEEGVLDPAFRRRVEAVSLADVNAALAALLAPADLRFLLLGGDAALVQKAEDAGLGPAVAIN, translated from the coding sequence GTGAGGGCCGCCCTCTTCCTCACCTGCGCGGCCCTCGCGGCCGCACCAGGCCCCCAGACCTTCTCCCTGCCTTCCGGCCTGAAGTGCGTGCTGCTGGAGAACCACGACCAGCCCCTCCTGCGGGTGGAACTGGCCACCCGGTGGCAGGGGGAGCCGAAGCCCGGCATGGCGGTGTTCCTGGGCCAGCTCATGGGCTCCGGGGGGGTGGGGGCCTTCACCCGGGCCGAGTTCAACCGGGCCCTGGACGACCAGGGCATCACCTTCGGGTTCCAGGCCCGGCCCGGCCTCTTCCGCTGGACCCTGGCCACGGACAGCCGCAGCCAGGAGCCCGCCATGGAGCTGTTGGCGGACGCGGTGTTCCGGCCGGTTTTCGATCCCCAGGCCGTGGCGGCCCTGCGCCAGGCCGATGGCCAGCGCCTCACGGCCGGCACGGCGGCGGACCGCGGGCGGGCCCGCTTCCTGGGAGCCCTGGGGGACCCCCCGGGGGAGGCGCCCGCGCCGCGGGGCGCCCTGGAGGGCCTGGAGTTCGCCGACCTCCAGGGCTTCCGCCAGCGGGTGCTGCGTCCGGAGCATTCGATGCTGGTCCTCCACGGGGACCTGAGCCTTTCGCAGGCCAAGGAACTGGTCTTCCTGCATTTCGGGCTTTGGGGCCCGGCCTCCGCCCCGCCGGCCGGGGCGGCGGTGCCCCCCCCGGCGGAACCCCGGCTCCTGGAGGTGCTGGAGGGGGGCGAGGCGGAGCTGTGGGCCGGACGGACCAGCGATGGGTGCGACCCGGCGGTGCGGGAGCTGCTGGCGGACCTGCTGGAGCAGCTGCCCCGGGTCCTGTCCCCGGGCCTGGTGCGGGAATTCAGCCTCGGTCCCGGCCAGCCGCTCCTCGTCAAGGTCAAGGCGGGCGCCGCCGGGAAGGACGGCCTGGTGGCGGCCTTCCTGGAGACCCTGGGCACCCTGAGGACCCGGGGCTTCACCGGGCGGGACCTGGAGCGGGCCCGCACCCGCTGGAACGCCCGCATCGGGGCCCTGCCCCTGCATCCCCAGGACCTGGTGCGGCGCCTGGAGGAAGGGGTCCTGGACCCGGCCTTCCGCAGGCGGGTGGAGGCCGTGAGCCTGGCGGACGTCAACGCCGCCCTGGCCGCCCTGCTGGCCCCGGCGGACCTGCGGTTCCTCCTGCTGGGCGGGGACGCCGCCCTGGTTCAGAAGGCCGAGGACGCGGGCCTGGGGCCCGCGGTGGCCATCAACTGA